The following are encoded together in the Capsulimonas corticalis genome:
- a CDS encoding prepilin-type N-terminal cleavage/methylation domain-containing protein, translated as MKRTGFTLIELLVVIAIIAILAAILFPVFAQAREKARQTSCASNERQMGMAALQYVQDNDEIYPFANGTAADGSDLSWTDFLKPYSQSNLVSQCPDQKNTFIGLDAQTPPHRNDGYSLSALMAGSALAQVVRPASTILITESTQWKNGGPWEVVGAAFHQANWAMPDGSQDPNFWSSWNTASAGWSPNERLVSDAQAKAAGSCVDGSPFQDGGSGSADSGGNPFGSPCGPQNVALRHNNGANVAFTDGHVKYLQRGKFTRQMFVPAYPND; from the coding sequence ATGAAACGCACCGGATTTACTTTGATTGAGCTTCTCGTTGTCATCGCAATCATTGCGATACTGGCGGCCATTCTCTTCCCCGTCTTCGCACAGGCGCGGGAGAAAGCCCGGCAAACGTCCTGCGCCTCCAATGAGCGGCAGATGGGGATGGCGGCGCTGCAATACGTTCAGGACAACGACGAAATCTATCCGTTCGCCAACGGTACGGCCGCGGATGGAAGCGACCTCTCCTGGACTGACTTCCTCAAGCCGTATTCCCAGTCAAATCTCGTCAGCCAGTGCCCCGACCAGAAGAACACCTTCATTGGCCTCGACGCTCAGACGCCTCCACACCGCAACGACGGCTACTCGCTCTCCGCGCTGATGGCGGGATCGGCGCTGGCGCAGGTTGTCCGCCCCGCTTCGACCATCCTGATTACCGAATCCACTCAGTGGAAGAATGGCGGCCCTTGGGAAGTCGTCGGCGCCGCGTTCCACCAGGCGAACTGGGCGATGCCCGACGGCAGCCAGGATCCGAACTTCTGGAGCAGCTGGAACACGGCCTCCGCCGGCTGGAGCCCGAATGAGCGGCTGGTCTCGGACGCACAGGCGAAAGCGGCTGGAAGCTGTGTCGACGGCTCCCCCTTCCAGGACGGCGGATCCGGATCCGCCGACTCCGGCGGCAACCCGTTCGGCTCGCCCTGCGGCCCGCAGAATGTCGCGTTGCGTCACAACAACGGCGCCAATGTGGCGTTCACCGACGGCCATGTGAAGTATCTGCAGCGCGGCAAGTTCACCCGCCAGATGTTCGTTCCGGCCTATCCGAACGACTAA
- a CDS encoding alpha/beta hydrolase yields MTSQRLAALLSFSLLIGCVANGQADTPATPSPITFNLWPNTAPGETGSSAGDAATDSTGRYGEISKLSNITCPQLTVYPIADGKKTHPTVLIFPGGGYYVVTTDIEGSEIAHWLNGLGCAAAVLHYRVPDGQVPSPQRREPAFQDAQRAMSLLRSRAGEFGIDPARLGVIGFSAGGHLAARLSCSDGARTYDTVDAADKFSDRPSFTLLIYPAYLWNKASQSPAPEVQPTASTPPMFLAQTRDDDLFDVTDYAKALQKNGTPNHCIAYDSGGHGYGLRLSKDLPASHWPTEAALWIQRQTRK; encoded by the coding sequence ATGACATCCCAGCGACTTGCCGCCCTTCTCTCTTTCTCACTTCTCATCGGCTGTGTGGCGAACGGACAGGCGGATACGCCGGCGACGCCCTCTCCCATCACATTCAACCTGTGGCCGAACACAGCTCCCGGCGAAACGGGATCCAGCGCCGGAGACGCCGCGACGGATTCGACCGGGCGCTACGGCGAAATCTCCAAGCTCTCCAACATTACCTGTCCGCAATTGACCGTTTACCCGATCGCCGACGGCAAGAAGACCCATCCCACGGTCCTGATCTTCCCCGGCGGCGGCTACTACGTCGTCACCACCGATATCGAAGGCTCCGAGATCGCCCACTGGCTCAATGGGCTGGGCTGCGCGGCCGCTGTACTGCATTACCGGGTCCCGGACGGACAGGTCCCCAGCCCCCAGCGCCGCGAACCCGCGTTTCAGGACGCCCAGCGGGCGATGTCCCTGCTGCGCTCGCGCGCCGGGGAATTCGGAATCGATCCCGCGCGGCTGGGCGTCATCGGCTTCTCGGCCGGCGGACATCTGGCGGCGAGACTCTCCTGCTCGGATGGCGCCCGCACTTACGACACCGTCGACGCGGCGGACAAATTCAGCGATCGTCCCAGCTTCACCCTGCTCATCTATCCCGCCTATCTCTGGAACAAAGCCTCCCAGTCTCCGGCGCCGGAAGTGCAGCCAACGGCGTCCACCCCGCCGATGTTCCTGGCCCAAACCCGCGATGACGATCTGTTCGACGTCACCGACTACGCCAAAGCGCTGCAAAAAAACGGGACGCCGAACCACTGTATCGCCTACGATTCCGGAGGCCACGGCTACGGCCTGCGCCTCTCCAAAGACCTGCCCGCCAGCCATTGGCCCACGGAAGCCGCGCTCTGGATTCAGCGGCAAACGCGCAAATAA
- a CDS encoding GntR family transcriptional regulator: MTTQKARIEPNQETKVQSVHRRLSELAHQSGPDAKLPTVSELCLSFGTSRSTINDALEQLEAQEVIRRRRGSGIFVSPKITNRSIALLFRVDFFRERVASPFWDILWSKFILAAQARSEIRSDSFTVHILHAKDGRLQALDDHLTRLIETGRISGVLGVGLELETVEWIRGQGVPVIGFAGLGQWHVVISGEEIVRLAAKHLIERGCKRPRLWIAGHYVHIVDWRNPAIKQEASLDRDVEAFREVLEASHLPFQADRVWSYAQQMDPPLLQEQGAWAAERLLNEGLAEETDGLILTNDLMALGAMKVLQRSAAGRKIQVATHANKGAATLYAFDDVLTQVLVDPEEIVRAMFQLLDAVMAGKQPEKDFVTIGPSSLTLPMKASR, encoded by the coding sequence ATGACAACACAGAAGGCGCGGATAGAACCCAATCAGGAAACGAAGGTCCAGTCGGTGCACCGTCGGCTCTCGGAGCTGGCGCACCAGAGCGGGCCTGACGCGAAATTGCCCACGGTCAGCGAACTGTGCCTCTCCTTCGGGACGAGCCGTTCGACGATCAACGACGCGCTGGAGCAATTGGAGGCGCAGGAAGTCATTCGGCGCCGGCGCGGAAGCGGGATCTTCGTGTCGCCGAAGATCACGAACCGCAGCATCGCATTGTTGTTCCGAGTCGATTTCTTTCGAGAACGCGTCGCATCGCCGTTCTGGGATATCCTGTGGAGCAAATTTATCCTCGCCGCCCAGGCGCGCAGCGAGATTCGCTCGGATTCGTTCACCGTCCATATCCTGCACGCCAAGGACGGGCGACTCCAGGCGCTGGACGACCATTTGACGCGGCTCATTGAGACGGGGCGGATCAGCGGCGTTCTTGGCGTCGGTCTCGAACTGGAGACCGTGGAATGGATCCGTGGGCAAGGCGTTCCGGTCATCGGTTTCGCCGGCCTCGGGCAGTGGCATGTCGTGATCTCAGGGGAAGAGATCGTGCGGCTCGCCGCGAAGCATCTGATCGAGCGTGGCTGCAAACGCCCGCGCCTTTGGATCGCCGGCCATTATGTCCATATTGTCGACTGGCGTAATCCGGCCATCAAGCAGGAAGCGTCGCTGGACCGTGACGTCGAGGCGTTTCGCGAAGTTCTGGAGGCCAGCCATCTGCCGTTTCAGGCCGATCGGGTCTGGAGCTACGCGCAGCAGATGGATCCGCCGCTGCTTCAGGAGCAGGGCGCCTGGGCGGCCGAGCGGCTGCTGAATGAGGGACTTGCCGAGGAGACCGACGGGCTGATCCTGACCAACGACTTGATGGCGCTTGGGGCGATGAAGGTTCTCCAGCGCAGCGCGGCCGGCCGAAAGATCCAGGTCGCCACGCACGCCAACAAAGGCGCCGCCACGCTGTATGCGTTCGACGATGTCCTGACACAGGTGCTGGTGGACCCGGAAGAGATCGTCCGCGCCATGTTCCAGCTCCTGGACGCCGTGATGGCGGGCAAGCAGCCGGAGAAGGATTTCGTGACCATCGGGCCGTCGTCCCTGACATTGCCGATGAAAGCTTCTCGATAA
- a CDS encoding DUF1559 domain-containing protein produces the protein MKSKGFTLIELLVVIAIIAILAAILFPVFAKAREKARQISCASNLKQIGLAAVQYVQDYDEKGGFSYSPFGGSVWPQLSPYIKNYDPNTGQGAGASVISCPDVATRKSTYSVNSQVWGLLDPRPLGSRAGAEFYGDTVSIAKIDAPATIVFAFDSVTNLAGNGLAESAGESATPHPAMIKDHSSESWANDYLGTFWNNKQVAWRHTAGANFAFCDGHVKFFKQGTLKDENWDVRCKPGVGCEDNQFDASKYPAADPSCNNESTINCQ, from the coding sequence ATGAAGAGCAAAGGTTTTACATTGATCGAGCTTCTCGTAGTTATCGCAATCATTGCGATACTTGCGGCGATTCTTTTCCCTGTCTTCGCCAAGGCTCGCGAAAAGGCCCGGCAGATCAGCTGCGCCAGTAACCTCAAGCAGATTGGGTTAGCCGCCGTGCAATACGTACAGGACTACGATGAGAAGGGGGGCTTTTCGTATTCGCCCTTCGGCGGCAGCGTGTGGCCTCAGCTTTCACCGTACATCAAAAATTACGACCCCAATACGGGGCAAGGCGCGGGAGCATCGGTGATTAGCTGCCCGGATGTCGCCACACGAAAAAGCACCTATTCAGTCAACTCGCAAGTTTGGGGACTGCTGGACCCAAGACCGCTCGGAAGCCGCGCCGGCGCGGAGTTCTATGGAGACACCGTATCGATCGCGAAAATCGATGCCCCGGCGACTATCGTGTTCGCTTTTGACAGCGTGACGAATTTAGCAGGGAACGGTCTCGCGGAATCGGCGGGTGAAAGCGCGACCCCGCATCCCGCCATGATCAAGGATCACTCCTCGGAAAGCTGGGCCAACGACTATTTAGGAACGTTTTGGAATAATAAGCAAGTCGCATGGCGGCACACAGCCGGGGCAAACTTCGCTTTTTGCGATGGTCATGTAAAGTTCTTCAAGCAAGGAACCTTGAAGGACGAGAACTGGGACGTTCGCTGCAAACCAGGAGTGGGCTGCGAAGACAATCAATTTGACGCGAGCAAATATCCCGCCGCCGATCCCAGCTGCAACAATGAATCCACGATTAACTGCCAGTAG
- a CDS encoding GntR family transcriptional regulator, which translates to MTIEFKPRKYERLASELRDLIRGGSLKPGDQLPTFAELHLKSGITKPTIIRAHTLLEREGLITRRRGHGTFVAEPAAGAAAGPMTDTIAVFTPYGGVAAQRTYHSPGWAIHTTAGVLERVSEAGKHAILLHPDRVTERDIEWLTTQRTLGAIVYGENELDVAHLQMIISSFVKAGVPIAEMDQPPGSVVCDRVESDHEQGAYELTQWLIARGRRRILPIMPLTDEFHWGARRIAGYERAMREAGLAPMAPIGNPVPGDAPVTRAEFDAVTRTRAATLIEVMVGDDACDALLLATDGLVFSYAAACRMFGRQPNRDVLLAGYDNYWEDAPEREAGWETARPDITVDKDNHRIGAELVQLLLDRLEGRLPSEPQLRMIPPKVIVLSDAVGDPKILPQNA; encoded by the coding sequence GTGACTATTGAATTCAAACCGAGAAAATACGAGCGCCTTGCTTCCGAACTGCGCGATCTCATTCGCGGAGGGTCCCTGAAGCCCGGCGACCAGCTTCCGACCTTCGCCGAGCTGCATCTGAAGTCCGGGATCACCAAGCCGACCATCATCCGCGCGCATACGCTGCTGGAGCGCGAGGGGCTGATCACGCGGCGGCGCGGGCACGGGACGTTTGTCGCGGAGCCGGCGGCCGGCGCCGCCGCCGGGCCGATGACGGACACCATCGCCGTCTTCACGCCATACGGCGGCGTCGCCGCGCAGCGGACGTACCATTCGCCCGGCTGGGCGATCCATACCACGGCGGGAGTATTGGAGCGGGTCTCGGAGGCCGGCAAGCACGCGATCCTGCTGCATCCCGATCGCGTGACTGAGCGCGACATTGAATGGCTGACCACGCAGCGTACGCTGGGAGCGATCGTTTACGGAGAAAATGAGCTGGATGTCGCTCACTTGCAGATGATCATCTCCTCGTTTGTGAAGGCCGGCGTGCCGATCGCGGAGATGGATCAGCCCCCCGGCAGCGTCGTCTGCGACCGCGTGGAGTCCGATCATGAGCAGGGCGCGTATGAATTGACGCAATGGCTGATCGCGCGCGGTCGCCGGCGTATTCTGCCGATTATGCCGCTGACGGACGAGTTCCACTGGGGGGCGCGCCGCATCGCGGGATATGAGCGGGCGATGCGCGAAGCTGGTCTGGCGCCGATGGCGCCGATCGGCAACCCCGTGCCGGGAGACGCGCCCGTGACCCGGGCCGAATTCGACGCAGTGACCCGTACGCGCGCCGCGACTCTGATCGAAGTGATGGTTGGCGACGACGCGTGCGACGCCCTGCTGCTGGCGACCGACGGATTGGTGTTCAGCTACGCGGCCGCCTGTCGGATGTTCGGCAGGCAGCCGAACCGCGACGTGCTTCTGGCGGGATATGACAACTACTGGGAGGACGCCCCGGAGCGCGAGGCCGGATGGGAGACGGCGCGGCCGGACATCACCGTCGATAAAGACAACCACAGGATCGGCGCGGAACTTGTTCAGCTCCTCCTCGACCGCCTGGAAGGACGATTGCCCAGCGAGCCGCAGCTCCGAATGATCCCTCCCAAAGTGATCGTCCTTTCGGACGCCGTCGGCGATCCGAAAATCCTTCCACAAAACGCATAA
- a CDS encoding DUF6259 domain-containing protein produces MHSSTLTYESSAETFAKPETFQISGPGLTLTFSLSDGRLALAQMQREDGKTLLHCEAEDELAHSGAVGNPLAVIVRRGPGMGQRFGLEAFRITGMSRGERRLLAYFDHETLPLQFALEVSVEGHVASWRGQAGWNGDETWEADFYLPLFSRIVFDHAETDRAILPANSGSVFSGLNGRAVCRTYIGNFASPVMLAEGGGRGLALLDDNLADYAAEPGACVQRAFCAGSFFPPALEGEERLAGEEDLGPFVGVRHTRRFRAVSELGLTDDDMTAENWSRTHEAPMELRGDAADFGPIRTYAYHGSWKAGALWLRERRAHVALRRSPAQWWRNTTFVSEDMGDAMVRRNQSFHDYPTLLENKRAIGSDVFHLPGFHDAEMLGDTHNWQNRGDYHYAAENLGGPSAARAGVDAVHRAGGRVFYYVEGLILWKRSRIGKSRGRDWALLQEDGTPYEHYKGFWHPCPACPEWADWLAESCADIVRSLGVDGFFIDSIGATDYHRCFNPAHNHPHPDIWTWGVRDLLRRVRAAVDRVNPETVLLIEGAADLAREFVDGSLSHTHDWSKDSFGVPLLRFLHPEMRVFESWGDSPAKSPRARHIWNAVHGHRIYAHEPARAQMGDLARRTRRYFDSFPEITEAPMSVADIEVSSPGAIAALFESLPPVVTVGSTSGAACEIDLTLPLGMAAGVLFDRVTGDRVPVHAGTARVALEGHDFRAYEVRV; encoded by the coding sequence ATGCATTCCAGCACCCTGACTTACGAATCCTCCGCCGAGACTTTCGCCAAGCCGGAGACGTTCCAGATTTCCGGTCCCGGTCTGACGCTGACGTTTTCGCTGTCGGACGGACGCCTCGCGCTGGCTCAGATGCAGCGTGAGGATGGAAAAACGCTGCTGCATTGCGAAGCGGAGGACGAACTTGCTCATAGCGGCGCCGTGGGAAATCCGCTTGCCGTGATCGTTCGGCGCGGACCGGGCATGGGGCAGCGGTTTGGGCTGGAGGCGTTCCGGATCACCGGTATGTCGCGCGGCGAGCGCCGCCTGCTCGCCTATTTCGATCATGAAACGCTGCCGCTGCAATTCGCGCTCGAGGTTTCGGTGGAGGGCCATGTGGCGTCGTGGCGCGGTCAAGCGGGCTGGAACGGCGATGAGACCTGGGAGGCGGATTTCTACCTGCCGCTGTTCTCACGCATCGTCTTCGATCACGCAGAGACGGATCGGGCGATCCTGCCGGCGAACTCCGGATCCGTGTTTTCGGGGCTGAATGGCCGGGCCGTGTGCCGCACGTACATCGGTAACTTTGCGTCGCCGGTGATGCTGGCGGAAGGCGGCGGACGCGGCCTCGCTCTGCTGGACGACAACCTGGCCGACTACGCCGCCGAACCCGGCGCTTGTGTCCAGCGCGCCTTTTGCGCAGGCTCTTTCTTTCCGCCAGCGTTGGAAGGGGAAGAACGTCTGGCCGGAGAAGAAGACCTGGGGCCGTTTGTCGGCGTGCGCCACACGCGCCGCTTTCGCGCCGTTTCGGAACTTGGACTGACGGACGACGACATGACGGCCGAGAATTGGAGCCGCACCCACGAGGCTCCCATGGAGCTGCGCGGCGACGCCGCCGATTTCGGGCCGATTCGAACGTACGCCTATCATGGCTCCTGGAAAGCCGGCGCGCTCTGGCTGCGCGAGCGCCGCGCTCATGTGGCGCTGCGCCGCTCCCCGGCGCAGTGGTGGCGGAACACGACGTTTGTTTCGGAGGATATGGGCGACGCCATGGTGCGCCGGAACCAATCCTTTCACGATTATCCCACGCTGCTGGAGAACAAGCGCGCGATTGGAAGCGACGTCTTCCACCTGCCGGGATTCCATGACGCCGAGATGCTGGGCGACACGCACAACTGGCAGAACCGGGGCGATTATCACTACGCCGCCGAAAACTTAGGAGGCCCGAGCGCCGCGCGCGCCGGCGTGGACGCCGTCCACCGCGCCGGCGGACGCGTCTTCTACTATGTCGAGGGACTGATCCTCTGGAAACGGTCGCGAATCGGCAAATCGCGCGGCCGCGACTGGGCGCTGCTTCAGGAGGACGGGACGCCGTACGAGCACTACAAGGGCTTCTGGCATCCCTGTCCCGCCTGCCCGGAATGGGCCGACTGGCTCGCCGAGTCCTGCGCGGACATCGTGCGCTCGCTCGGAGTCGACGGTTTCTTTATCGATTCGATCGGCGCGACGGATTACCATCGCTGCTTCAATCCGGCCCACAATCACCCGCATCCGGATATCTGGACCTGGGGCGTGCGCGATCTGCTGCGGCGCGTGCGCGCGGCGGTGGACCGGGTCAATCCCGAGACGGTGCTGCTGATCGAAGGCGCGGCGGACCTGGCGCGCGAATTCGTGGACGGCTCCCTATCGCACACGCACGATTGGAGCAAGGACAGCTTCGGCGTCCCGCTGCTGCGCTTCCTGCATCCCGAAATGCGCGTCTTTGAAAGCTGGGGAGACAGTCCCGCGAAATCCCCTCGGGCGCGGCACATCTGGAACGCCGTTCACGGACACCGGATCTACGCGCATGAACCCGCGCGCGCCCAGATGGGCGATTTGGCTCGTCGCACACGCCGTTACTTCGATTCCTTCCCCGAAATCACCGAAGCGCCAATGTCCGTCGCCGACATCGAAGTGTCGAGCCCCGGCGCCATCGCCGCCTTGTTTGAGAGCCTGCCTCCCGTCGTCACGGTCGGATCGACTTCGGGAGCAGCCTGCGAAATCGACCTGACACTGCCCCTGGGCATGGCGGCGGGCGTACTGTTCGACCGCGTGACCGGTGACCGCGTTCCCGTTCATGCGGGAACGGCGCGCGTTGCGCTGGAGGGGCATGATTTCCGGGCTTATGAGGTGAGAGTTTGA
- a CDS encoding carbohydrate-binding family 9-like protein, with protein MKSIVTIAYLAALSLGTAQSGFALARTPPTLSVPRTPTTPKLDADPADPAWKDAAAIPALGLCLGDQQKDLHPLATQVKLLWSEDALYVRFLCDDDQQYIPNHGHDSPIWKGDAVEVFLDVKGDARQWIELEVSPSNDTFDQLATLTAEPRSDADGLLESEVSQRDWWTDLSWDLDGWRTAARIDAHGGWIVDMAIPASALRRLGRNKYAPLTMRANFIRYKYLPAPAGEARRLLAMDWAPVVYGCPHLSPQAMGYLQLQTK; from the coding sequence ATGAAATCGATCGTAACCATCGCATACTTGGCCGCTTTGTCGCTCGGAACGGCGCAAAGCGGTTTTGCCCTCGCGCGCACGCCGCCCACCCTTTCGGTTCCCCGTACGCCCACGACGCCGAAATTGGACGCGGACCCGGCGGATCCCGCCTGGAAGGACGCCGCCGCGATCCCCGCGCTGGGCCTTTGTCTGGGAGATCAACAAAAAGATCTCCACCCCCTCGCCACGCAAGTCAAGCTCCTCTGGTCGGAAGACGCGCTCTACGTCCGCTTTCTCTGCGACGACGACCAACAATACATTCCCAATCATGGGCATGATTCCCCGATCTGGAAAGGCGACGCCGTGGAGGTTTTTCTGGACGTGAAAGGCGACGCGCGGCAGTGGATCGAGCTGGAGGTCAGCCCCAGCAACGATACGTTCGATCAGCTCGCGACCCTGACCGCCGAGCCGCGCAGCGACGCCGACGGCCTTCTGGAATCGGAGGTCTCACAGCGGGATTGGTGGACGGATCTTTCCTGGGATCTCGACGGCTGGCGCACGGCCGCGCGGATCGACGCGCATGGCGGCTGGATCGTCGATATGGCGATCCCCGCCTCGGCGCTGCGCCGTTTGGGACGAAACAAGTACGCTCCGCTGACGATGCGCGCGAACTTCATCCGCTACAAATACCTCCCCGCCCCCGCCGGCGAAGCGCGCCGCCTGCTGGCGATGGACTGGGCGCCGGTCGTCTATGGCTGCCCGCACCTCTCCCCGCAAGCCATGGGATATCTCCAGCTTCAGACAAAATAA
- a CDS encoding DUF1559 domain-containing protein: MKKSSTSAFTLIELLVVIAIIAILAAILFPVFAKAREKARQTQCLSNLKQLGLGFVQYTQDNDETFPSSNFGDNGQYSNTWGWAGKIYPYVKSRGVYTCPDDSTQSAGNRSALSYSWNRALAPWQTNPTGGNLAGLNSPAKTVMLCEITGLTTDVTDVNEQGSIAGYGTTCDYLNPASGFSLKYDTGYMDNQNGNAFGKCTQNPTGRHTDGSNYLLSDGHVKFLRGAAVSPGMPPTSATSAPDYTNLLAAGTEYSGPYAATFSAR; encoded by the coding sequence ATGAAGAAATCATCGACATCGGCTTTTACCTTGATCGAGCTGCTCGTTGTGATAGCCATCATTGCTATTCTTGCCGCTATTCTCTTCCCCGTCTTCGCCAAAGCCCGTGAGAAAGCGCGGCAGACGCAGTGTCTCAGCAACCTCAAGCAGCTTGGGCTGGGTTTTGTGCAATATACGCAAGACAACGACGAGACTTTCCCCTCCAGCAACTTTGGAGATAACGGCCAGTATTCCAATACATGGGGATGGGCTGGAAAGATCTACCCGTATGTCAAGTCGCGCGGCGTTTATACCTGCCCGGACGACAGCACGCAAAGCGCCGGCAATCGCTCCGCGCTCTCTTATTCCTGGAACCGCGCCCTGGCGCCGTGGCAGACCAACCCCACCGGCGGAAACCTGGCCGGACTCAATTCGCCGGCCAAGACGGTGATGCTGTGCGAAATCACCGGCCTGACCACGGACGTCACCGACGTCAACGAACAGGGATCCATCGCTGGCTACGGCACCACCTGCGACTATCTGAACCCGGCGTCCGGATTCAGCCTGAAATACGACACCGGCTATATGGATAACCAGAACGGCAACGCCTTCGGCAAGTGTACGCAGAACCCCACGGGCCGGCACACCGACGGCTCCAACTATCTGCTCTCCGACGGCCATGTGAAGTTCCTGCGCGGCGCGGCGGTTTCGCCGGGCATGCCTCCCACATCCGCGACCTCGGCGCCGGACTACACCAACCTCCTCGCCGCCGGCACGGAGTATTCCGGTCCGTACGCCGCGACGTTCAGCGCGCGCTAA
- a CDS encoding DUF1559 domain-containing protein, which translates to MSYRKVRAFTLIELLVAIAIIAILAAILFPVFAKAREKARQISCASNMKQLTLAVIQYTQDSDEVYPIGTDNIAPDASSTSWVLKVMPYVKSVAAFACPDDSKGGLISSWEGTGVSYAANGYQPFAGWAWSGASSNLRGVMGNTWFPIGFGSPGIPEALSQAQVSQPAGSILLAEKHNDDESRYNSFGNYSGVASYGALIMGVGAEWSAPPSVSPFGAQKLPSPKLTGTGYDLDQNGAVSATHTGRANFAFCDGHVKSMIPSATNPNGSDNGTAAEDPLNMWDCRRN; encoded by the coding sequence ATGAGTTATCGCAAAGTACGCGCGTTCACCCTGATTGAGCTTCTCGTTGCCATCGCTATCATTGCTATTCTTGCCGCAATTCTCTTCCCGGTCTTCGCAAAAGCACGTGAGAAAGCCCGACAGATCAGCTGCGCCTCCAATATGAAGCAGCTGACGCTCGCCGTGATCCAGTACACGCAGGATTCCGACGAGGTTTACCCGATCGGCACGGACAACATCGCTCCAGACGCGAGCTCCACTTCCTGGGTGCTCAAGGTGATGCCCTACGTCAAATCCGTCGCCGCCTTCGCCTGCCCCGACGATTCCAAGGGCGGACTCATTTCTTCCTGGGAAGGCACGGGCGTTTCTTACGCCGCGAATGGATACCAGCCGTTCGCGGGATGGGCCTGGTCGGGCGCTTCCAGCAACTTGCGCGGCGTGATGGGCAACACCTGGTTTCCCATCGGATTCGGAAGCCCGGGCATTCCCGAGGCGCTCTCGCAGGCGCAGGTCTCTCAGCCGGCCGGATCGATCCTGCTTGCCGAGAAGCATAACGACGACGAGTCCCGATACAACTCGTTTGGAAACTACAGCGGCGTCGCCAGCTATGGCGCGCTGATTATGGGAGTCGGCGCCGAGTGGTCCGCGCCGCCGTCCGTCAGCCCCTTCGGCGCTCAGAAACTGCCAAGCCCCAAGTTGACCGGAACGGGATACGATTTGGATCAGAACGGCGCCGTCTCGGCCACGCACACCGGGCGAGCGAACTTTGCGTTCTGCGATGGTCATGTCAAGTCGATGATCCCCTCGGCGACCAATCCCAACGGCTCCGACAACGGGACCGCTGCGGAAGACCCGCTGAATATGTGGGACTGCCGCCGCAATTGA